In Micromonospora sp. WMMA1363, a genomic segment contains:
- a CDS encoding transcriptional repressor has product MESAGAGSPADGWNSGRSTVTQAMPNVTRNTRQRAEVLALLRQVEGFHTAQQLHRMLCDRGARVGLTTVYRTLQLLVGAGEIDSTRLPGGEQLFRRCSESRHHHHLVCRPCGRTVEVAGPAVERWADQVAAEHGFTDVGHTLEIFGTCAGCAAS; this is encoded by the coding sequence ATGGAGTCGGCCGGCGCGGGGTCGCCGGCCGACGGTTGGAACAGCGGACGGAGTACGGTGACCCAGGCGATGCCGAACGTGACCCGGAACACTCGGCAGCGTGCCGAGGTGCTGGCCCTGCTCCGCCAGGTCGAGGGCTTCCACACCGCGCAGCAGCTGCACCGAATGCTCTGCGACCGCGGTGCCAGGGTCGGCCTGACCACGGTCTACCGGACGCTCCAGCTCCTGGTCGGCGCCGGAGAGATCGACTCCACCCGGCTACCCGGCGGCGAACAGCTGTTCCGTCGGTGCAGCGAGAGCCGCCACCACCATCATCTGGTCTGCCGCCCCTGCGGCCGGACGGTCGAGGTGGCCGGCCCGGCCGTCGAGCGCTGGGCCGACCAGGTGGCGGCCGAGCACGGCTTCACCGATGTCGGTCACACCCTGGAGATCTTCGGCACCTGTGCCGGCTGCGCCGCCTCCTGA
- a CDS encoding NUDIX domain-containing protein — MTGAAYSHCSYCGMAYPPAVAWPRVCTACGQTVWRNPLPVAVAVLPVRTDIGLGVVVVRRDIEPARGLLALPGGFIEYGEQWQEALVRELREETGLLAEPADAALFAVHSAPTAGTMMIFGELPARGAASLPPSAPTAEATEWLVLTEPVELAFSTHTRVLADFLARHSP, encoded by the coding sequence ATGACCGGCGCGGCGTACTCGCACTGCTCCTACTGCGGCATGGCGTACCCACCGGCGGTTGCGTGGCCCCGGGTCTGCACGGCCTGCGGCCAGACCGTCTGGCGCAACCCGCTGCCGGTCGCGGTGGCGGTGCTGCCGGTGCGCACGGACATCGGCCTGGGCGTGGTGGTCGTCCGCCGGGACATCGAACCGGCGCGCGGGCTGCTCGCGTTACCCGGCGGTTTCATCGAGTACGGCGAGCAGTGGCAGGAGGCGCTGGTCCGGGAGCTACGCGAGGAGACCGGCCTACTCGCCGAACCAGCCGACGCGGCGTTGTTCGCGGTGCACAGCGCCCCGACCGCCGGCACGATGATGATCTTCGGAGAGCTGCCGGCGCGGGGAGCCGCGTCGCTTCCGCCCTCCGCGCCCACCGCGGAGGCCACCGAGTGGCTGGTGCTCACCGAACCGGTCGAGCTGGCGTTCTCCACCCACACCCGGGTGCTCGCCGATTTCCTCGCCCGGCACTCCCCCTGA
- a CDS encoding glutamate--cysteine ligase, producing the protein MTYRPVPAATLPDLSRLTLGVEEEYLLLHSGTGESLPVAGRVLDSLAQTARGQSRREFRHSMVEMVTPVSADLTELREQLIALREAAADAAEAAGARLVAVGATPVREPHRTVPDEPRYHAMSRRFGPVAHDPAVCGCHVHVGVPDRELAVQVCNNLRPWLPVVQAITANSPLHDGRDTGHASWRSMQLERWPSIGPTPYFDSLADYEATVADLINAGIMLDAAMVYWYARPSVAYPTVEVRVGDVCPTVDDTVLVAGMVRALVATAADDVRVGADTPRIRDCLVAAAHWRAAHDGLDGDLIDLRSGRARPAWELVDDLFATVAPALERHGDLPYVREQLNRVRRDGNGAARQRRILARTDGDVRAVLEHLAAETRPCPS; encoded by the coding sequence ATGACATACCGTCCGGTACCGGCCGCCACCCTGCCCGACCTCAGCAGACTCACCCTCGGTGTGGAGGAGGAGTACCTGCTGCTGCACTCCGGGACGGGGGAGAGCCTGCCGGTCGCCGGCCGGGTACTCGACAGTCTGGCACAGACCGCCCGCGGCCAGAGCCGGCGGGAGTTCCGGCACAGCATGGTCGAGATGGTCACGCCGGTCAGCGCAGACCTGACCGAGCTGCGGGAGCAGCTGATCGCACTGCGTGAAGCCGCCGCCGACGCGGCCGAGGCCGCTGGCGCCCGTCTCGTCGCGGTGGGCGCCACACCGGTGCGCGAGCCGCACCGGACCGTGCCCGACGAACCGCGCTACCACGCGATGTCCCGGCGGTTCGGGCCGGTCGCGCACGACCCGGCCGTCTGCGGCTGTCACGTGCACGTCGGGGTGCCGGATCGGGAACTTGCTGTGCAGGTCTGCAACAACCTGCGTCCGTGGCTACCGGTGGTGCAGGCGATCACCGCCAACTCGCCGTTGCACGACGGCCGCGACACCGGGCACGCGAGCTGGCGGTCGATGCAGCTGGAACGCTGGCCGAGCATCGGCCCCACCCCGTACTTCGATTCGCTCGCCGACTACGAGGCGACCGTGGCTGACCTGATCAACGCCGGCATCATGCTGGACGCGGCGATGGTCTACTGGTATGCCCGGCCGTCCGTGGCGTACCCCACCGTGGAGGTCCGGGTCGGCGACGTCTGCCCGACGGTCGACGACACGGTGCTGGTAGCCGGGATGGTCCGGGCGCTCGTGGCGACCGCGGCCGACGACGTCCGCGTCGGCGCCGACACCCCACGGATCCGGGACTGTCTGGTCGCGGCCGCGCACTGGCGCGCCGCCCACGACGGGCTCGACGGTGACCTCATCGACCTGCGCTCCGGCCGCGCCCGGCCCGCCTGGGAACTGGTAGACGACCTGTTCGCCACGGTCGCGCCCGCGCTGGAGCGTCACGGTGACCTGCCGTACGTCCGCGAGCAGCTGAACCGGGTCCGCCGGGACGGCAACGGCGCGGCCCGGCAACGCCGCATCCTCGCCCGTACCGACGGCGACGTACGTGCCGTCCTCGAGCACCTGGCCGCCGAGACCCGTCCCTGCCCGTCGTGA
- a CDS encoding helix-turn-helix domain-containing protein: MAMFRIGEAAELLGVSADTVRRWIDAGRLRATRDEHGHRMVDGVDLAAFARAQSAEPDDRADASSARNRLRGIVVNVVKDTVMAQVDIQAGPFRIVSLMSREAVDDVDLRIGSLAVAVIKSTTVVVERAGPAAGSGARQVP; encoded by the coding sequence GTGGCGATGTTCCGGATCGGGGAGGCGGCCGAGCTGCTCGGCGTGAGTGCCGACACCGTCCGCCGGTGGATCGACGCGGGCCGACTCCGCGCCACCCGGGACGAGCACGGGCACCGGATGGTCGACGGGGTGGACCTGGCCGCGTTCGCCCGCGCCCAGTCCGCCGAGCCGGATGACCGGGCGGACGCCTCCTCGGCCCGCAACCGGCTGCGCGGCATCGTGGTGAACGTCGTCAAGGACACCGTGATGGCGCAGGTCGACATCCAGGCCGGCCCGTTCCGGATCGTCTCGCTGATGAGCCGGGAGGCGGTCGACGACGTGGACCTGCGGATCGGCTCGCTCGCGGTCGCCGTGATCAAGTCGACGACCGTGGTGGTGGAACGGGCCGGGCCGGCGGCCGGCTCCGGGGCAAGGCAGGTGCCGTGA
- the modA gene encoding molybdate ABC transporter substrate-binding protein, which produces MGGCGGSGAGPAGDDGTVTVFAAASLTESFTRIGRDFEAANPGVTVVFNFAGSSALATQVTVGAPADVFAAAAPQNMATVAEAGALDGEPAVFARNQLVIAVASGNPQGVRGPAHLARRNLKVALCAQQVPCGAAARTALDAAGITLTPVTLEQNVKGALSKLTLGEVDAALVYRTDVHAAGADVTAVEFPDSAAAVNAYPIAVLADAPNPEGARAFVAYVRSAPARAVLIEAGFQGP; this is translated from the coding sequence CTGGGCGGCTGCGGCGGATCAGGTGCGGGACCGGCCGGCGACGACGGGACGGTCACGGTCTTCGCCGCCGCGTCGCTGACCGAGTCGTTCACCCGGATCGGGCGGGACTTCGAGGCGGCCAACCCCGGTGTGACCGTGGTGTTCAACTTCGCCGGCAGTTCCGCCCTCGCCACCCAGGTCACCGTCGGCGCCCCCGCGGACGTCTTCGCCGCCGCCGCGCCGCAGAACATGGCCACCGTCGCCGAGGCCGGCGCCCTCGACGGCGAGCCGGCCGTCTTCGCCCGCAATCAGCTCGTCATCGCCGTCGCGTCCGGCAACCCGCAAGGCGTACGCGGTCCGGCCCACCTGGCCCGGCGGAACCTGAAGGTGGCGCTCTGCGCCCAGCAGGTGCCCTGTGGGGCGGCCGCCCGCACGGCTCTGGACGCGGCGGGGATCACCCTGACCCCCGTCACCCTCGAACAGAACGTGAAGGGCGCGTTGTCGAAGCTGACGCTGGGCGAGGTGGACGCCGCACTCGTCTACCGCACCGACGTCCACGCCGCCGGGGCGGACGTGACGGCCGTCGAGTTCCCCGATTCCGCCGCGGCCGTGAACGCCTACCCGATCGCCGTCCTCGCCGATGCCCCGAACCCCGAGGGGGCGCGTGCCTTCGTCGCGTACGTCCGGTCCGCCCCGGCGCGGGCGGTCCTCATCGAAGCCGGGTTCCAGGGGCCATGA